One Sulfitobacter sp. M39 genomic window, GTATCAAAGTGGTCCTGCCAGTTCTGGCTGGAAAAACCGTTGGTATTGTGACGTACCGGTGCTGCGATCTCTGGCACTGGCGTCTGTGCACGCAGCAGGGCCGGCGTGAAAAGCGCCGCGCCCGCTGTCAGGATCAACCCGCGTCTTGAGAATGTCTGCTCTGCCATCTTTATGTCCTTCTACCGTGGCGATTGTCACAGGTAAAAGCAGCAAGGGCAGGGCGGGGCAACTCACATATTCATCAAATGACATATATGTGAGTTGCACTTTCATTCTTCTGGTGCGGACGCTGCCTTTGCGGGTGCCTTTTTGGCTGCTGGTTTCTTTGCGGGGGCCTTCTTGGCAGCCGTTTTCTTGGCCGGAGCCTTTTTCGCAGCGGTTTTCTTTGCTGCGGGCTTCTTGGTTGCGGCTTTGCGCTTGGCAGGGGATTTCGCCAGCTTTTCCTCGATCAACTCAACCGCACGTTCCATGGTCAGATCGGCAGGCTCGACCTCTTTGGGGATGGTGGCGTTGACCTTTTCCCACTTCACATAAGGCCCGTATTTGCCTTCCATGATGTTGACCTCGCCGCCCAGATCGGGGTGTTCGCCCATCTCGCGGATCGGTTTTGCCGCTTTGCCACGTCCGCCACGGCTGGCGACTTTCTCGGCCAGAAGCTGCACGGCGCGGTTCATGCCAACGGTGAACACCTCGTCCAAACCTTCAAGGTTGGCATTGGTACCGCCGCGGTTCGACGTGCTGTCGGCGTGTTTGATATAGGGGCCGTAGCGCCCGATATTTGCCCAGACCATCACCCCATCTTCCGGATGCGGGCCGATCTCACGCGGTAGCGACAGCAGCATGACAGCGCGTTCCAGCTCCAGCTCTTCGGCGGGCCAGTCCTTGGGCACCGATTGACGCGGCGGTTTTTTGTTCTCTTCGGTGACGGGGCCGCGCTGCACATAAGGGCCGAAGCGCCCTTTGAACACGCGAATCTCGTCGCCCATATCCTCGCCCAGCAGTTTGCCATCGGGCGGAATAGCCGAGGCTTCGGCCTCGGGGTCGGGCGGGCCGAAGGGGCGAGTATAGCGGCATTCAGGGTAGTTCGAACAGCCGATAAACGCGCCGCCGGACCGTGCGGTGCGCATGGACAGACGCCCGATCTCGCAGTTGGGGCACAAGCGCGGATCGCTGCCATCCTCATTGGGCGGGAAGAGATGCGGCTCGAGTACCTCGTTGATCTTCTCCAGCACCTCGGTGATGCGCAGATCGGCGGTCTCAGCAATCGCTGCCGAAAAATCCTGCCAGAACCGGCCCAGCACATCCTTATAGTCGGCATCCGCCGCGCTCACCTTATCAAGCTGGTTTTCCAGATCGGCGGTGAAATCATAGCCCACATATTTGCGGAAGTAATTCTCGAGGAAGGCCGTCACCAAACGGCCCTTATCCTCGGGGAACAGACGGTTACCTTCCTTGCGAACGTATTCGCGGTCCTGAATGGTGGTGACAACGCTGGCGTAGGTCGACGGGCGCCCGATTCCCAGCTCTTCCATGCGCTTGACCAATGTCGCTTCAGTGTAGCGGGGGGGCGGCTGGGTAAAGTGCTGCTCTGGCGTGACGGCGCGTTTGTCCATCTTGTCGCCTTGGGTGATCTGCGGCAGGCGCTTGTCATCCTCGTCCACGACATCATCGCGGCCTTCTTCATAGACGCGCAGGAAGCCGTCGAATTTCACCACCTGGCCGGTGGCGCGCAGCCCGACCTGTTCGTCCTTGCTGCCGATCTCTACCGTGGTGCGTTCCAGACGGGCACTTTCCATCTGGCAGGCCAGCGTGCGCTTCCAGATCAAGTCGTAAAGCTTGCGTTGATCCGGTTCGGTCAGTTTCAGCGCGTCGGCATCTTTGGTCATGTCGGTCGGGCGCACACATTCGTGCGCTTCTTGCGCGTTCTTGGCCTTGTTCTTGTAGATCCGCGGCTCGGACGGGACATACTCCGCCCCGAACCGGTCTGAAATCGCATCCCGTGCCATCGTGATCGCCTCGGGGGCCATGTCGATGCCGTCGGTCCGCATATAGGTGATGTGGCCGGCTTCATAGAGACGCTGCGCGGTGCTCATGGTCTGGCGTGCACCCATGCCGAACTTGCGGCTGGCTTCCTGCTGCAGGGTTGACGTCATGAACGGGGCCGAGGGGTTGCGGCTCGCGGGTTTCGCTTCGACGCTGGTGACCGTCAGCTCGCGGCTGGTGATCGCCTGTACCGCCATCTCGGCCTGGGTTTCATTGCCAAGATCAAAACGATCGAGCTTCTTGCCAGCCAAAGTCACAAGACGCGTTTCGAATTCCTGCCCGCGCGGCGTGGCAACCAGCGCCTTGACGCTCCAGTATTCGCGGTTGCGGAAGGCCTCGATCTCCATCTCGCGCTCGACGATCAGCCGCAAGGTGACCGACTGTACCCGCCCCGCTGATTTTGCGCCGGGCAATTTGCGCCAAAGGACGGGCGACAGGTTGAAGCCCACCAGATAATCCAGCGCGCGGCGTGCCAGATAGGCCTCGACCAGTGGCATATCGACCTGACGCGGGTTGGCCATTGCCTCGGTCACGGCTTTCTTGGTGATCTGGTTGAACACCACGCGGCTGACCGGCGTGTCTTTCTTGATCGACTTGCGTTTGGTCAGCGCCTCTTGCAGGTGCCAGCTGATCGCTTCGCCTTCGCGGTCAGGGTCAGTCGCGAGGATCAATGCGTTGTCGTCTTTCAGCGCATCCGCGATGGCTTTGACGTGTTTCTTGCTTGCTGCGGCGACTTCCCAAGTCATGTCGAACCCGTTGTCCGGGTCGACCGATCCGTCCTTGGGTGGCAGGTCGCGGACGTGGCCGTAGGACGCAAGCACGGTGTAATCACTGCCGAGATACGAGTTGATCGTTTTAGCTTTGGCAGGTGATTCGACGACGACAACTGGCATAAAATTCGGCACCTTGGATCAAATTAATTCGCGTGACTTATGCTGTGACATGTGGCGTGAAGCGAAGTTTGTCAATCCGCAGAACAGCGCGCCCCCTTTGATACACGGGCTACAAAGCGCCTTTTTGGGGGTGTTTTACGGTGTGATCGGGCCGGGGTTCCGGCTTCCAGATGGTCTAAATCCCGGGGGCGCTTTGGAGGTTTTCCAAAGCGGGGGCTGGCCCCCGATCTGCGGCCGCGCCACGCTCAGTCCGCTCGGGATACGAGCCCGCCTGCATGGCGCAGGATATGCCCGTTCAGCTCAAGCTCGACCAGAACAGGTGTGGCGATCCCCGGTGCGACTGCCAGATCGCGCAGCAGCTGGTCTTCGGCAACGGGGCTGGGGCCAAGGCGTGACAATATATCGGTGTGCAGCGCCGCAATGTCACGCCGGGGCGCGGGGGCGGCTGCTTGGGAAATGGGCGGGCTGGCGGCGGGAGTCTTTGCCGGCCCCAGTTGATCCATCACATCTGCGGCATTGCGCACCAGCGCCGCCCCGTCACGGATCAGCATGTTGCAGCCCGCGGCACGGGCATCGAAGGGGTGGCCGGGCACGGCAAGCACCTCTCGCCCCTGATCCAGCGCGTCACGGGCGGTAATCAGGCTGCCGGATTTCGCCGCCGCTTCGACCACGACCGTGGCGCGGCTTAGCCCTGCGATGATCCTGTTGCGGCTGGGGAAATGCCGCGCCATCGGTTGCAGCCCCATTGGTTGCTCCGAAATGCGCAACCCTTGGGCCGCGATATCCTGGGCGAGCGTCGTATTCTCGACCGGATAGATCACATCGACGCCCCCCGCTTGCACCGCGATTGTGCCGGTGTCGAGCGTGGCCAGATGCGCCGCGGCATCAATCCCCCGCGCCAATCCCGAGACGACCGTAAACCCGGCCTCACCCAAACCGGATGCCAAGGCGCGGGCCATGCGCGTCCCGAGCGATGAGGCGTTTCGCGCGCCCACGATCGACACCATAGGGCGGTGCAGCAGCTCGATATCTCCGATTGCCCATAAAAATGGGGGGGCGTCGTCAAGCTCTGCCAGATGAGGGGGGTAGGCTGCGCAATCATGGGCAATCAAGCGCGCGTTCGCGGCCTTTGCCGCGCGCAGTTCTGCGTGCACGACATTCTCGGGGCAGATGCGATAGTCTTTCACACCTGCGGCGCGGGCGACGTCGGGCAATGCCTCAAGTGCGACGCGCGCGGTGCCGTATTCGCGCAGCATGCGGTAATAAGTGACAACGCCGACACGGCGCGAGCGCAACAGACGAAGCCGCGCAAAGCTGTCGTCTTCCAAGGTGGGTGGGACCAAGGGGGGCGTGGAAGAGGAAGGAGCGTTTTTCCTGTCAGTCATCCCGCGTCTCCGTCCGTTGCATCACCAGCTTTAGGCAAAGCTGCTTAACGAAACGTGAACGAGGTAGGATAAAGTTGACCGGACTAGCGTCGCTGG contains:
- the dprA gene encoding DNA-processing protein DprA; the encoded protein is MTDRKNAPSSSTPPLVPPTLEDDSFARLRLLRSRRVGVVTYYRMLREYGTARVALEALPDVARAAGVKDYRICPENVVHAELRAAKAANARLIAHDCAAYPPHLAELDDAPPFLWAIGDIELLHRPMVSIVGARNASSLGTRMARALASGLGEAGFTVVSGLARGIDAAAHLATLDTGTIAVQAGGVDVIYPVENTTLAQDIAAQGLRISEQPMGLQPMARHFPSRNRIIAGLSRATVVVEAAAKSGSLITARDALDQGREVLAVPGHPFDARAAGCNMLIRDGAALVRNAADVMDQLGPAKTPAASPPISQAAAPAPRRDIAALHTDILSRLGPSPVAEDQLLRDLAVAPGIATPVLVELELNGHILRHAGGLVSRAD
- the topA gene encoding type I DNA topoisomerase, producing the protein MPVVVVESPAKAKTINSYLGSDYTVLASYGHVRDLPPKDGSVDPDNGFDMTWEVAAASKKHVKAIADALKDDNALILATDPDREGEAISWHLQEALTKRKSIKKDTPVSRVVFNQITKKAVTEAMANPRQVDMPLVEAYLARRALDYLVGFNLSPVLWRKLPGAKSAGRVQSVTLRLIVEREMEIEAFRNREYWSVKALVATPRGQEFETRLVTLAGKKLDRFDLGNETQAEMAVQAITSRELTVTSVEAKPASRNPSAPFMTSTLQQEASRKFGMGARQTMSTAQRLYEAGHITYMRTDGIDMAPEAITMARDAISDRFGAEYVPSEPRIYKNKAKNAQEAHECVRPTDMTKDADALKLTEPDQRKLYDLIWKRTLACQMESARLERTTVEIGSKDEQVGLRATGQVVKFDGFLRVYEEGRDDVVDEDDKRLPQITQGDKMDKRAVTPEQHFTQPPPRYTEATLVKRMEELGIGRPSTYASVVTTIQDREYVRKEGNRLFPEDKGRLVTAFLENYFRKYVGYDFTADLENQLDKVSAADADYKDVLGRFWQDFSAAIAETADLRITEVLEKINEVLEPHLFPPNEDGSDPRLCPNCEIGRLSMRTARSGGAFIGCSNYPECRYTRPFGPPDPEAEASAIPPDGKLLGEDMGDEIRVFKGRFGPYVQRGPVTEENKKPPRQSVPKDWPAEELELERAVMLLSLPREIGPHPEDGVMVWANIGRYGPYIKHADSTSNRGGTNANLEGLDEVFTVGMNRAVQLLAEKVASRGGRGKAAKPIREMGEHPDLGGEVNIMEGKYGPYVKWEKVNATIPKEVEPADLTMERAVELIEEKLAKSPAKRKAATKKPAAKKTAAKKAPAKKTAAKKAPAKKPAAKKAPAKAASAPEE